The following coding sequences are from one Shewanella eurypsychrophilus window:
- the bhcC gene encoding 3-hydroxy-D-aspartate aldolase BhcC, with amino-acid sequence MTLTNDLEVGYDVPALPGMDEADIQTPCLVVDLDALERNIKTMGQLAKEMGVRHRVHGKMHKSVDIALLQEQLGDSCGVCCQKVSEAEVFARGGIKDVLVSNQVRDPAKIDRLARLPKLGARTLCCVDDIDNVAELAAAVKKHNTEIECLVEIDCGAGRCGVSEGQPVVDIAKAIAATPGLKFAGIQAYQGAMQHMENFLERKEKIDIACNMVARTIEMLKAEGLECDIVGGGGTGSYYFEGSSGVFNELQCGSYAFMDADYQRIHDKDGKKISEFENSLFILTSVMSHTKTDKAICDAGLKAQSVDSGLPYIFGRDDVEYIKCSDEHGVISDPNGALKINDKLKLVPGHCDPTCNVHDYYVGVRNGKVETLWPISARGKAY; translated from the coding sequence ATGACACTAACAAATGATTTAGAAGTGGGTTATGACGTACCTGCACTGCCCGGAATGGATGAAGCGGATATCCAAACACCTTGCTTAGTGGTTGATCTTGATGCACTAGAGCGCAATATAAAAACGATGGGACAACTTGCTAAAGAGATGGGTGTTCGTCACCGCGTCCATGGCAAGATGCATAAATCTGTCGATATCGCCCTATTGCAAGAACAACTCGGTGATAGCTGCGGCGTGTGTTGTCAAAAGGTATCTGAAGCAGAAGTATTTGCTCGCGGAGGCATTAAAGATGTGTTGGTTTCAAACCAAGTACGAGATCCTGCAAAAATTGACCGTTTAGCCCGTCTACCTAAATTGGGTGCCCGTACGCTTTGTTGTGTTGATGATATTGATAATGTTGCCGAGCTAGCCGCGGCCGTTAAGAAGCATAATACTGAAATCGAGTGTCTGGTTGAGATAGATTGCGGCGCAGGTCGTTGTGGTGTATCTGAAGGTCAACCTGTTGTTGATATCGCCAAAGCTATTGCAGCGACACCTGGACTTAAGTTTGCGGGTATTCAGGCGTATCAAGGTGCGATGCAGCACATGGAAAATTTTCTTGAGCGAAAAGAGAAAATTGATATCGCCTGCAACATGGTTGCTCGCACGATTGAAATGCTAAAAGCTGAAGGTCTAGAGTGTGACATCGTTGGTGGCGGCGGAACAGGCTCCTACTACTTTGAAGGCAGCTCTGGAGTCTTCAATGAACTACAGTGTGGCTCTTACGCCTTTATGGACGCTGATTATCAACGTATTCATGATAAAGACGGCAAAAAAATCTCTGAATTTGAAAACTCGCTTTTCATCTTAACCTCTGTGATGAGCCATACCAAAACAGACAAAGCGATTTGTGATGCAGGGCTTAAAGCGCAATCGGTCGACAGTGGCTTACCTTATATCTTCGGTCGTGATGATGTTGAATACATTAAATGTTCTGATGAGCACGGGGTTATCTCAGATCCTAATGGCGCACTAAAAATCAACGACAAGCTTAAGCTAGTACCGGGTCACTGCGATCCAACCTGTAATGTTCATGATTACTATGTCGGAGTGCGCAACGGTAAAGTTGAAACACTATGGCCAATTTCTGCCCGTGGTAAAGCTTACTAA